A section of the Nitrospirota bacterium genome encodes:
- a CDS encoding bifunctional folylpolyglutamate synthase/dihydrofolate synthase, whose protein sequence is MNELSYLYSLQQFGIKLGLSNIKELCAVSGNPQDKVRTVHIGGTNGKGSTAAIISNILQKAGYRTGLYTSPHLIDFTERIRINNVPISEERASSLIRHIRDRIINGGIAPTFFEFSTALSLLYFAEESVDIAVMEVGMGGRLDATNIINPLVSVITNIEYDHTEYLGRSLEEIAVEKCGIIKMGVPLVSSERRPDIFSVLERAAEEKGSPAYWYGRDFVCEPVEIGRYRSRFIYSGRKHQRLQLETGLLGSHQLLNMGTALYATELLSEKGLDMAEQDLVSGVLDVAWPGRLETWGDNRQFLLDGAHNHAASVVLREFIEDVLKRDGDKTGIVLIFGVLRDKDAGSMLRELIPSVKEIILTRPDTERGQPPEDLQKIVEMSGRNSHAARTLADAISIAHDIASPSDVILIAGSLYLVGEARAILSSGLVSG, encoded by the coding sequence AATGGAAAAGGGTCAACTGCCGCGATTATTTCCAATATCCTGCAGAAGGCAGGATACAGAACAGGTCTTTACACATCACCTCACCTCATAGATTTTACTGAACGGATCAGGATCAATAATGTCCCCATTTCTGAAGAAAGGGCATCCTCACTGATAAGGCATATAAGGGATAGAATTATTAATGGGGGCATAGCCCCAACCTTCTTTGAGTTTTCGACTGCCCTTTCGCTGCTGTATTTTGCAGAGGAATCTGTTGACATTGCTGTGATGGAAGTCGGCATGGGGGGGCGGCTGGATGCAACGAATATAATTAATCCGCTCGTATCAGTAATTACCAATATTGAATATGACCATACCGAGTATCTGGGCAGGTCACTGGAAGAGATAGCAGTGGAAAAATGCGGGATTATAAAAATGGGAGTTCCGCTCGTTTCCTCAGAGAGGAGGCCTGATATATTTTCTGTATTGGAAAGGGCGGCTGAGGAAAAAGGAAGTCCTGCGTATTGGTACGGCAGGGACTTTGTCTGCGAGCCTGTGGAAATCGGCAGGTACAGAAGCAGATTCATCTATAGCGGCCGAAAGCATCAGCGCCTGCAGCTTGAGACCGGGCTTCTCGGAAGTCATCAGTTGCTTAACATGGGGACTGCCCTTTATGCAACGGAGCTCTTGTCTGAGAAAGGATTGGATATGGCTGAGCAGGATCTTGTCAGCGGGGTGCTCGATGTGGCCTGGCCTGGAAGGCTTGAGACATGGGGGGACAACCGCCAGTTTCTGCTCGACGGCGCCCACAATCATGCTGCATCAGTTGTCCTGCGTGAGTTTATTGAGGACGTTCTGAAAAGAGACGGGGATAAAACCGGGATAGTCCTGATTTTCGGGGTGTTGCGCGACAAGGATGCCGGGTCTATGCTGAGAGAACTGATTCCCTCTGTGAAAGAAATAATACTGACCAGACCGGACACTGAGAGGGGACAGCCGCCGGAGGACCTGCAGAAGATAGTTGAAATGTCCGGCAGAAACTCACATGCTGCCAGGACGCTGGCTGATGCAATTTCCATTGCCCATGATATCGCATCTCCTTCTGATGTAATACTCATTGCCGGATCATTATATCTGGTAGGTGAGGCAAGGGCCATACTCTCCAGCGGACTGGTGAGTGGATGA